Proteins co-encoded in one Flavivirga eckloniae genomic window:
- a CDS encoding M28 family metallopeptidase, which produces MKKLIILLYISLPVIACSSQNKKASKNTGRAIDYAKTITADELKEALYIFASDEFEGRKTGEPGQKKAIEFIKNHYMSVGVPSPIAEGDYFQEIPESYFPNKVKASENVLAYIKGTEKPDEVVIISAHLDHIGVTKKGEVYNGADDDGSGTVAILEMAEAFKIASEKGHGPIRSVLFLHVTGEEMGLYGSRYYTDKDPIFPLENTVANLNIDMIGRVDRKHKNNRNYLYLIGSDKLSKELHNISEKVNKKYINMKFDYTYNDDDDPNRFYYRSDHYNFAKNNIPVIFYFNGTHADYHRPSDTPDKIQYDLLETRARLIFHTAWELANRDERVKVD; this is translated from the coding sequence ATGAAAAAATTAATAATTCTTCTATACATCTCGCTGCCTGTAATTGCGTGCAGTTCCCAAAATAAAAAAGCTTCAAAAAATACTGGTCGTGCCATAGATTATGCAAAAACCATTACGGCAGACGAATTAAAAGAAGCCCTCTATATCTTTGCTTCGGATGAATTTGAAGGTAGAAAAACTGGAGAACCAGGACAAAAGAAAGCCATAGAGTTTATTAAAAATCACTATATGTCTGTAGGCGTTCCTTCCCCCATAGCAGAAGGCGACTATTTTCAAGAAATTCCCGAATCATATTTCCCAAACAAAGTAAAAGCTTCTGAAAATGTATTAGCTTATATAAAAGGTACAGAAAAACCAGATGAAGTTGTTATAATTTCTGCACACTTGGATCATATTGGTGTTACCAAAAAAGGCGAGGTTTATAATGGTGCTGACGACGACGGATCTGGTACCGTAGCTATTTTAGAGATGGCAGAAGCCTTCAAAATAGCTTCAGAAAAAGGTCATGGACCAATACGCTCTGTATTATTTTTACACGTTACAGGCGAAGAAATGGGATTATATGGATCGCGCTACTATACAGATAAAGACCCTATTTTTCCTTTGGAAAATACTGTGGCAAACCTTAATATAGATATGATAGGTCGTGTAGATCGGAAACATAAAAACAACAGGAACTACTTATACCTAATAGGATCGGATAAACTGAGTAAGGAATTGCACAACATTTCTGAAAAAGTGAACAAAAAATATATCAACATGAAGTTTGATTATACTTATAACGACGACGACGATCCGAATCGTTTTTATTATCGTTCAGATCATTACAACTTTGCTAAAAACAACATCCCGGTTATTTTCTATTTTAATGGTACACATGCCGATTATCATAGACCTTCAGACACTCCAGACAAGATTCAATACGACCTGTTAGAAACACGGGCTCGCCTCATTTTCCATACCGCTTGGGAATTGGCTAATCGTGATGAACGTGTAAAAGTAGATTGA